The Candidatus Hydrogenedentota bacterium nucleotide sequence CTGCGTGATTCTCTGGAACGGGGGCATGGTGCTGACCGACTGGAACGGGTGGGCCTCGCACCCCGTGGTCACCGGCCTTTCCGCCGCGTTCATGGTCATCGCCGTGATGCACCTGCTGAACCCCGTCCACAGCCTGCACGCGCTCGCGGCGGACGTGTTCGGCGTGGCCTATGTGGCCGGCCTGGGCTCGTACCTGGTCATCATACACGGCTGGGAGGGCATGGGCCCCGGCCTGGTCACCCTGCTGCTGGTGGCGGTGGTCTTCTCCGACACGGGCGCCTACTTCGTCGGGCGCGCCTTCGGCAGGCACAAACTCGCCCCGCGCACCAGCCCGAAGAAAAGCTGGGAGGGCGCCTTCGGCGGCGTGCTGGGCGCGGTTGCCGCGACGGCCGTCCTGCTCCTGCTCATCCGCGCGTTTGGCTGGGAGGCGTCCTACCCGCTGGCGGGCTGGGCCGTGTACCTTCCCCTGGCGGCGGCCCTGTCGGTGGTGGGCCAGTTCGGCGACCTCATCGAGTCCATGCTCAAGCGCGAGGCCGGGGTCAAGGACTCGGGCACCCTGTTCCCGGGCCATGGCGGCGTCCTGGACCGCTGCGACGGCATCCTCTTCGCCGCGCCCGCCCTCTATTACCTTTTTTACGGCCTCATCGCCCTGCTGGGGTGAGCGGGGCCGTCCGGCAAACACGCAAAGGAACCACGGAACATGTATGAAGTCGAGGCGCAGCAGGCGGGCGAGTTTCAGACCCGGCTCGCCGGGCTGCGCAAAAGCCTGAATGTGGAGAGCGTCAAGGGCGACATCGCCGAACTCGAGCAGCGGATGGCCGTGCCCGGTTTCTGGGACGACATGGAGTCCGCCCAGAAGGTGGTGCAGCAGCTCAAGGCGCTGAAGGCCGTGGTGGGCGCGCCCGACGAGCTCGCCCGCGAGATCGAGGACGCCTCGACGATGGTCGAGATGGGCGTCGAGATGGAGGACGAGTCCGTCGCCTCCGAGATCGCCGGCATGCTCGGGCGCATCGAGGCGAAACTGCACCGCCTCGAGCTCAACAGCCTGTTCCAGGACCCCCGCGACACCAAGACCGCCATGGTGAACGTCCACCCCGGCGCGGGCGGCACCGAGTCCTGCGACTGGGCCATGATGCTCTACCGCATGTTCACCCGCTTCTGCGAGCTGCGCGACTTCACGGTCGAGGTGCTCGACTTTCAGGACGGCGAGGAGGCGGGGCTGAAAAGCGCCTCGCTGCGGGTCTCCGGGCCCTACGCCTTCGGCACGCTGAAGTCCGAGGACGGCGTCCACCGCCTGGTGCGCATCTCCCCCTTCGACTCGGCGGCGCGCCGCCACACCTCCTTCGCGGCCATCGAGGTGCTCGCCGAGGTGGACGAGGACATCGAAATCGAGATCAAGGAGGACGACATCAAGATGGACGTGTTCCGCTCGAGCGGCGCGGGCGGCCAGAAGGTGAACAAGACCAGCTCGGCCGTGCGGCTCACCCACCTGCCCACGGGCATCGTGGTCTCCTGCCAGATCGAGCGGTCCCAGCACCGCAACCGCGACACGGCCATGCAGATGCTCAAGGCCAAGCTCTACGACATCGAGATGAAACGCAAGGAGGCGGAGCTCAGCGCCGCCCGCGAGGGGCAGCAGGACGTGGCCTGGGGCAGCCAGATTCGCAGCTACGTCCTCCACCCCTACCAGATGATCAAGGACCACCGGACCAACGCCGAAACGGGCAACGTGGACCGCGTCCTGAACGGTGAGCTCGACCTCTTTGTCGAGGCCTACCTCAAGTGGAACCTCGAGCGGAAGAGCGGGGTCAGGGACGACGACTAACCGCCCAATGCGCGGCGGATACGGAGATGGCACCATGACGGACGAAAACATCCACGACGGCGGGGACGCGCGGGAGCACCACGGCGCCGAGGCGGAACTGCGCAGGCACCGCATTCTGAAGCTGGAGCGCATCCGGGAGCGCGGCGACGAGCCCTTCAAGTACGCCTGCGTCCGCACCCACCTCATCGGCGCGGCGCGGGACGCCTTCGAGGAGATCGAGCGCGGCGCCGAACCGGACTCCGGCCCCGAACTGCCCGGCGTGCAGCTTGCCGGGCGCGTCACCGCGCGCCGCGTCCAGGGCAAGAGCGCCTTTCTGGACCTGCGCGACGAGACCGGGCGCATCCAGATTTTCCTCGGCGAGAAGCAAATCGGCGGGGAGGCCTACGACCACCTGAAGGACCTCGACATCGGCGACTTCATCCACGCCGAGGGCGCGGTGAAGCGCACCCGGCGCGGTGAAATCACCCTCTTTGCCGGGGAGTACACCTTCCTGGCCAAGTCGCTGAAGGCCGCCGCCGAGAAGTACCACGGCCTTTCCGACGTGGAGACCCGGTACCGCCAGCGGTACCTGGACATGGTCGCGAACCCCGAGGTGCTCGATGTGTTCAAGCGGCGCGTCCGCATGGTCGCCGTCATGCGCGAGTGGCTGAACGCGCGGGGCTACCTCGAGGTCGAGACGCCCATGCTCCACCCCATCCCCGGCGGCGCCACGGCCCGGCCCTTCATCACCCACCACAACACCTACGACTGCGACCTGTACCTGCGCGTC carries:
- a CDS encoding phosphatidate cytidylyltransferase, giving the protein MSGGAEKKGGNTAVRLGTALVLGPLALVLIWVPALQIPLILFVAFLVFQGLREYCGMLGALGLPTMRRTVLAAGTCVILWNGGMVLTDWNGWASHPVVTGLSAAFMVIAVMHLLNPVHSLHALAADVFGVAYVAGLGSYLVIIHGWEGMGPGLVTLLLVAVVFSDTGAYFVGRAFGRHKLAPRTSPKKSWEGAFGGVLGAVAATAVLLLLIRAFGWEASYPLAGWAVYLPLAAALSVVGQFGDLIESMLKREAGVKDSGTLFPGHGGVLDRCDGILFAAPALYYLFYGLIALLG
- the prfB gene encoding peptide chain release factor 2; the encoded protein is MYEVEAQQAGEFQTRLAGLRKSLNVESVKGDIAELEQRMAVPGFWDDMESAQKVVQQLKALKAVVGAPDELAREIEDASTMVEMGVEMEDESVASEIAGMLGRIEAKLHRLELNSLFQDPRDTKTAMVNVHPGAGGTESCDWAMMLYRMFTRFCELRDFTVEVLDFQDGEEAGLKSASLRVSGPYAFGTLKSEDGVHRLVRISPFDSAARRHTSFAAIEVLAEVDEDIEIEIKEDDIKMDVFRSSGAGGQKVNKTSSAVRLTHLPTGIVVSCQIERSQHRNRDTAMQMLKAKLYDIEMKRKEAELSAAREGQQDVAWGSQIRSYVLHPYQMIKDHRTNAETGNVDRVLNGELDLFVEAYLKWNLERKSGVRDDD